The region CGGGCGAAGCCCGCCGCGCCGTTCAGCCGACCGCGAAGCGGTCGGCTGAACGATAGAGCTAAGCTGCGGCGGGCTTGCCCGCCGTCAGCTTCAGCGATTTGTTAGGCGAAGCAGTTTAAACCTCATAGTCCTAAAAACTTAATTGTGCTTCCACAAAGAAAAATTACCAAACCAGCCAACGCATGAGAATATCTTTTAACTCTGCGAAGTGGTAGTTTTGATAATCCGAAAGATAAAGCTAAAACTATACCCAGCATAGTTGCGATAGTTGTCAATCCAAAGATAAATGCAACTATCGCTACCGTTATCATATTGCCCTTAGCTGCTGGATACATCACAAGAGGAATTAATGGTTCGCATGGACCAAATACAAATATTGTAAAAAGAATCCATGGAGTTAAATTGTTTGATTTTGATGAATGAACATGAGAATGATCTGCAATGTGCTTATGAGTGTGTATATGAACATCTCCACTTTCATGTTGATGAAGATGTTCATGGGGTCGGCTACGAATCGCTTTATGTACTCCCCAGACAAAATATGTAAATCCGAATACAAGAAGAAGCCAAGCGGCTAATTCACCGCGAAATGATTCGACCATTTCCAATTTAAGAACAGCGATTCCTAGAGCAATACCTATAAATCCTAAGACAATAGAACTCAACACATGACCAACTCCACATAGAAATGTAATCATACCCGTCTTAACACTACTCCATTGCCTCGCTTTGGATAGTACAATGAAGGGTAAATAATGGTCTGGTCCAAAGACAGTATGAATAAATCCTATAGTTGCAGCTGTTCCTGCTAAAATAACAGTTTCATTTAACATAGCAATTCCTTAATCTAAGTTTGAAGTATTTCGCCTAACGATGATTATACAGTCTGTATAAACGGGAAACTCAGACTGTCTCATTCTGTATAAGAAGTCTCCATCTGTTCTTGTCTTTTCGCGTAATATCATTCATATCTACCATTCCAGGGTTATACAGACTGTATAAACCAGACTACAGCCCGTCAACCGGGCTCCGCACTTCGTGTCCGCCTTTGTTCAACACATGGGTATAAATCATGGTCGTGCTCACGTCTTTGTGCCCGAGAAGTTCCTGGATGGTTCGCATGTCATAACCCGCTTCAAGCAAGGGCGTGGCGAAGGAATGCCGGAACGTATGACAGCCCACACGCTTGACTACTCCGGCCTTGAGGACAGCTTATTTAACGGCTCGCTGAAGAATGGTCTCGTGAACGTGATGCCGTCCTTCTTCGCCAGTTTTTGTGTTCTTCCAACGGTTTTCTTGCGGGAAGACCCATTGCCAACGCCATTCGGCCGAGGCGTTAGGGTATTTGCGGTCGAGAAGGTATGAAGAAATCATAGGCGGCTAATAATAAAGAAGTTGAGGAACTTTCGCTGAACTGGACTCGTATCCTCTAAGAGCTGAAAGCGGCAAGGTCTCTTCTCTCCACTCTCACTACTACCCCCGAAATATTGAGAAGATACCAGATTTATTCTACCGTTACGCTTTTGGCCAGATTTCGCGGTTGATCGACATCACAGCCACGAAGGACAGCGATATGATAGGCCAAAAGTTGGAAAGGAATAACATTCAGGATAGGCGAAAGATCCTCCTGAGTCTTAGGCAGGAAAAAGATATGATTTGCCCGTTTCCTGATCTGATCATCTCCTTCGGTAGCACAGGCAAGAACCGTTCCATTTCTGGCTTTTACTTCCTCAATATTGCCCAGGACCTTATCGTAAACACGACTGGAAGTAGCCACCACCACTACCGGCATTTTTTCATCAATAAGGGCAATAGGTCCATGTTTCATCTCACCGGCCGGATACCCTTCCGCATGGATATAAGAGATCTCCTTCAATTTCAACGCCCCTTCCAGGGCAATAGGATAGTTGATTCCACGTCCTAGATAGAGAAAATTCTGCCGCTGGTAGTACTCCGAAGCGCATTTACGTATCTCTTCATCATCAGTTAAAATCTCCTTAGCTTGTTTGGGAAGCCTATGTAGATCAGCAATTATCTCTCTCATTTGCTCGGAAGAGATAGTCCCTCTTTTACTTCCCAGGTAGAGAGTAAAAAGAGCCAGGGCCGTTAATTGGGCAGTAAAGGCCTTGGTTGAAGCTACGCCTATTTCTGGCCCGGCCTGGGTATAGATAACCCCATCCGATTCCCTGGAGATAGTACTGCCCAGGACATTACAGATGGATACCACCTTAGCCCCTTTTTCTTTTGACTCAGTTATAGCCGCAATGGTATCTGCGGTCTCTCCTGACTGAGAAATAGCCATAACCAGGTGAGTAGGTTTAATTATTGGATCCCGATATCTGAACTCAGATCCGATATCAACTTCCACTGAAATTCGGGCATACTTCTCCAACAAGAATTTTCCTACCAGTCCCGCATGCCAGCTCGTCCCACAGGCAACGATAAATATTCGATCAAACCCTAAAAGCTCTTCATCGCTTAATCGAACATCCGGCAGATCAACCGAGTCTTCCTTCAATCTTGCCCGGTGGAGGGTTTCCTCTATAACCCGGGGTTGTTCATATATCTCTTTGAGCATAAAGTGCTTATATCCACCCTTTTCCGCCATAAGGGCATCCCATTCGATGATCATGGTCGCCTTCTCCACCGGATCTCCATCCAGGGTAGTAAAAGATACACCATCTCTTTTAAGAACCACCATTTGGTGGTCGTCCATGAAGGCTACCCTTCTGGTTCGATTCAAGATAGCCGGGATGTCAGAGGCAATGTAGAACTCGTTATTACTAAAGCCCACTACCAGCGGACTGCGCAGCCTCGCCCCAACTATTTTAGACGGCTCATCCGCCCTTATCACCCCTATGGCGTATGAGCCATCTACCCTTTTCAAGGCAAGCCGGACGGCTGTCTCTAAGTCATTTCCATCCATATATTCTTCAATAAGGTGAGCCAGAACCTCAGTATCGGTTTCTGATTTGAACTTATGACCTTTGGCCATAAGTTCCTCCTTTAACTCCATATAATTCTCAATGATCCCATTATGAACCACGGCTATTTTATGCCGACAATCAAGATGAGGATGAGCATTGGCTTCTGACGGCCGGCCGTGAGTTGCCCAGCGGGTATGCCCTATCCCAATATCTCCCTCAAGGGGCTGTTCAGCCAGTAAGCGATCCAGTTGGGTAAGTTTTCCCTCAACGCGTCTCAATTCTATTCCTTCGGTTTTGGGCACAGCAATCCCCGCTGAATCATAACCTCGATACTCTAATCTCTTAAGGCCATCAAGCAAGATTGGCGGAGCCGAGTCTTTTCCAATATAACCTACTATGCCACACATAGAAACCTCCTATTAGTAATTAATAATTACATCAAGGCCAGCATCTCCCTAACCGCCCTCTCCATCCCCACCAGGACAGCCCGGGAGATAATGCTATGTCCAATGTTTAACTCTTCTACCTGTGGAATGGAAGCCACGGGAGTCACATTTTGGTAATTAAGTCCATGTCCGGCGTTTACCCTGAGTCCAAGGGCGACGGCTTTAGAAGCGGCCTTCTTTAATCTCTCCAGTTCGCGTTCTATATCTTCCTCTGACTTTGCCCGGGCATATTCTCCCGTATGAAGCTCAATAAAATGGGTTCCTGTTTTTGAGGCAGCTTCAATTTGACCGAGGGCCGGATCGATAAAGAGACTAACCTTGATCCCGAGCTCAGATAGGGACTCAACCACTTTGATTAGACTTTCTTGTTGGGCCATAACATCCAGCCCGCCTTCAGTCGTTAGTTCTTCCCGTTTTTCAGGAACAAGGGTCGCCTGGTCCGGAGGCAGTTCTCGAGCGAAGGCAATCATTTCAGCCGTAGCCGCCATCTCTAAATTGAGTTTTGTTTGAACCACCTTTCGGAGGATAATGACATCCCTCTCCTGGATGTGACGCCTATCTTCCCTCAGGTGGACCGTGATTCCATGACAACCGGCCAATTCAGCTAAAACTGCCGCGGCAATAGGATCAGGCTCAGACACTCCTCGGGCCTGACGAACGGTAGCCACATGATCGATATTTACTCCCAAGGTAGCCATATTTCGCTTTTCCCTCCTGTATCGGCGTTCCTCTTTTTGTCCGGCTGAGTAGTTACAATCTCTCTTCTTTAGCCACGAGAGGCGCCATATTGTATTGATATAGGTTATACCGCTCCATTATCCCGATGATTATATCGGCGTAACGGGGATTAGTGGCATATCCGGCCTTTCTCAATTCCCGGACAAACCTTTTCGGATCATCCACCCATCGCATAGCTTCTCTGTATCTGGAAGATTCAGAAATAACTCGGGCGTGATCCTGAAAGGATTCAATCAAATTGTTATACCTTCTAAAGAGGCTATTTATTTTGACCCTTCTACCGTTAATATACTCGTAAACATTAAGCGTAATCGAACCAGCCGTTCCTCTCCCTTTAATGCCAAAGAAATTATTGGCCTTACCCAGGACACCTCTTCCCCACCTTGATTCAATAATAGCCTGGGCAATAGTTACTGAAGCCGGTATGCCGGTGGTTTTCTCTGTTTCCTGGGCATATCCGGCTATAGATTGAATAAAGGCCTGGCGATCCGAAATCCTTTTCCCGCCAAGGACTATTTTCTCTTTCAAGCCCTTTTGGTAAGCCTTAACCGCCGTGGGAACTTTAACCAACTCTCCGATCTGGAGAAACTCTGGGGTTTTTATCTCCGGATTGGCATTAAGTATCTCAGAAAGAGAAACGCCATAGTGCCTGGCAATACCAAACAGGGTGTCCCCCTTCTTTACGGTGTGAATAGTGGTATCATCACCCTTTTCAGAGGGTATATTGATTTTTTCCCCCTCCCTGATCAGGGCTGGATTCTCTATCTGAGGATTAGCCCTCAAGAGCGCCGGGAGAGGAAGCCCATATTTTTGGGCTGTCCCCCATAAGGTATCGCCTTCTTTGACCTTATGAATATCAAATGGAATGTCTTCTTCCATCGGGAGGTGTATTCGTTGACCGACATTAATTCGATCAGGGTCATCTATCTGTGGATTGGCCTTTAAAATCTCAGCAAAGGGGATGTGGTGTTCTCTGGCGATCCTGGTTAAGGTGTCTCCCTGCTTGACGGTATACGGTTTAAGTTCTCTACTCCAATCTTCAGTTATCGGTGTTTTCATCGCCCTCCCTCCCAATTTATCAGGCAGTAAATGCCTCTTCCCAAACCACCGGCACCAGACACGCCGCACTTACTGACTACTGCCTACCACCTACCTTATTTTAGGTCTGACCGCTATACCCCGGTCGGCAAGATATTTTTTCACCTCCCCAATAGAGAAAGTCCGAAAGTGGAAGATAGAAGCGGCTAAGGCAGCTTCAGCTTCTGTTTGAGTAAAAACATCATAAAAATGAGACAGCTCTCCTGCTCCTCCTGAGGCAATGATAGGGATGTTGACTGCCTCTGCCATGGCCTTAGTTAATTCTAAATCGTAGCCATCCTTTGTTCCATCTCTATCCATGCTGGTCAAAAGAATCTCTCCTGCGCCCAGCTCTTCCACCTTTTTGGCCCAATATAGGGCATCTATCCCCGTAGGGGTTCGTCCGCCGTGGATAAAGACCTCCCACCCTGGAGAAGAATCTCTTTTCGCCCTGGCATCTATAGCCACAATAATGCACTGACTGCCAAACCGTCTGGCAGCTTCATCTACCAGCGCCGGGTTTTGGACAGCCGCCGTATTAATGGAAACACGATCAGCCCCGCGGCGAAGGAGCCTCTCTATATCCAGGAGATTTCTTATCCCTCCGCCAACGGTAACCGGCATAAAGGCTACCTCGGCTGTTTTGGCCACCACATCGAGCATAATATCCCGTTCCTGGGCTGAGGCGGTTATATCCAAAAAGACTAATTCATCCGCTCCTTCCCGGTCATAAATAGCGGCCTGTTCTACCGGATCCCCTGCATCTCTGAGCTGGACAAAATTTATCCCCTTCACTACTCGACCGGCATCAACATCAAGACAGGGAATAATTCTTTTCGCTAACATTTTGCCTTCTTATCCTTCTTCAGATACTTACTTATTATGGCGTAGAAATTTTAACTACAGCTATATTATACTATTTATAGAGTTTTGTCAAGGAAAAATCGTCTTGTCACAGATTTATAATGCTTGACAAATCAGGCAATAGTCAGTTATAATAATGGCCAGCTATTCAAACACTAACGGCCATCGCCTCCCCTTGGGTAGCCCAGAAATAAAAACGGTCGGATAAATCTTATCTTCGCTGGAGACTAGGCCACTGAGACCTTAGGTCTTAAGGCGGGAGCTGACTTATGGGAAAACAGATTTTCAGTGGCTTACAACTTTTGTAACCGTTCAGCCACCAAGGCACTAAGACACGAAGGGGAAAAAAGTATGTGTCTTAGAGAGCAGTAGAGCCATAGAGCAGCCGTTCTGGAACTTTCAGAAAAGTCTTTAACTACTGCTCTGCTGCTCTACTGCTCTATCTTTGTGTCTTAGTGTCTTGGTGGCTGAACACTTACCAACTTTTTTGATTTACCTACCGGGATATAAATTGAGATGTCTAACCAACAGATTGGATTACTGATAGTCGTAGCTGGTTTGATTATCGGACTGGTAGGGCTTCTCATCTGGTCCGGCGGTCTCGGATGGTTTGGCCGCCTCCCAGGCGATATTCGGATCGAACGGGATTCTATAAGGGTCTACATTCCGATAACTTCAATGCTGCTTCTCTCGGTAGCGCTTAGCCTAGTGTTTTATATGGTGCGGCGATTTTTCTAAAAGAGAAATTTATTATGACTAAGGACCTGTTTAAAAAAGCGATCGTTTCGCATAAAGCTGACTATCTTGAAATCAGAGCCGAAGACCGGGAAACGGTCAGGATAGATTATATGGGGCCGGAACTGGAGGGTATTGGCCGGAATACTGACTCCGGTGGATGTGTCCGGGCTTTGATCAAGGGTGGTTGGGGATTTTCGTCCTTTAATCGCCTGGATAAGCTGGGGGATCATATCCGGGCCGCCACTCAGGCAGCCGCCTTGGTAGGCAGAGGGAAAAGCCGTCTGGCCACTGCTCCGGTAGTCACGGCTGAAGTGGCTGCTCAGGTAGAGAAGGATCCGGGAAATATCTCTCTGGAAGAAAAACACGCCTTATGCCGGACCTACAATGAGATTATCCTGTCTGCGCCTAAGATTCAAACCAGCCGTGTCAGCTACCGAGAGAAAACCATAACCAAACATTTCTGTAATTCTGAGGGGACGTATCTAGTTTCAAAGCACATCTTTTGTGGGATCAGCCTTATGGCTATGACCAGGGAAGGCAGCAATGTTCAGCAGGCCTACCACTCAGTAGGCGACCAGCGAGGGTATCAGATCGTAGAAGGCTTAGAAGAATCGGCTGAAGGGGTGGCTAAGAGAGCCGTTGATTTACTTTCGGCCCCTTCGGTTAAAGGCGGAACTTACACCGTTATCTGCGATCCAAAGCTATGCGGGGTATTCGTGCACGAGGCCTTTGGTCACCTTTCTGAAGCGGATCATATTTATGAAAACAAGCGGCTAATGGCAATGATGCGGTTGGGAAGGAGGTTTGGAGCAGAACAGCTAAGTATTATTGACGATCCTACCCTTCCTGGAGAGGCTGGGTCTTTCGAATATGATGATGAAGGGGTAAAGGGTAGCCCCACCTACCTCCTCAAAGAAGGTGTTCTTACCCACCGACTCCATTCTCGGGAGACAGCCCTCAAGATGGAAGAAGCCCCCACTGGAAATGCCAGGGCCATAAGTTACAGATATGAACCTATTGTCAGGATGTCAAACACCTACCTGGCCCCTGGCGAGGCGAATCTGGAAAGCATGCTGAACGGCGTATCCGAAGGGATTTATGCCAAAGGCGCTCTGGGTGGCCAGACAGAGATGGAAATGTTCACCTTCTCCGCCGAGGAGGCTTACCTTATTCAAAATGGCCAATTAGGCCCCCTGATTCGTGATGTGGTGTTGACCGGAAACGTCTTTGAAACCCTGGCTAATATTGATATGATCGGCCACGATCTGGTTCATTTTGGCGGGCTGGGTGGTTGCGGCAAAAGCGGTCAGGGCCCCTTACCTGTAGCCACCGGAGGCCCCCATATCCGGATACAAAAGGTGACTATTGGGGGGAGATAAGCCAATGATTCCGAATCTAACGGTCAAGATAGGCCAGCTCAAGCTAAAGAACCCGGTCATGGTTGCCTCGGGGACCTTTGGATTTGGCGAGGAGTTTACCTCATTTTTCGACCTCAACCGATTAGGGGCAATGGTGGTTAAGGGCCTAACCCTTAGACCTAAAGCCGGTAACCCTCCACCCAGAATAGTGGAGACCCCGGCCGGGATGCTTAATGCTGTTGGCCTGGAAAACTGTGGTCTGGAGAAATTTGTCACCGAGAAGATGCCCTTTTTGAGACAATTTAAGACCCCCCTCATAGTCAATGTAAATGGGAAAACCATCGATGAGTATGTAAAGCTATCCGAAGAATTATCAAAGGTGGCCGGCGTCTCAGCCCTCGAGCTAAATCTCTCCTGTCCTAATGTTAAAGGGGGGGGGATGGCCTTCGGGGTTGACCCCCATATGGTCTATTTAGTTACCTCTATGGTTCGAAGGACCACCCCCCTTCCTTTAATTGTTAAACTCTCCCCCAATGTCACGGACATAAAGACTATTGCCCAAAGGGCTGAAGAAGCAGGGGCTGATGGTCTCTCACTGATAAACACCCTGCTTGGTCTGGCCATTGATCATAAAACAGGCCAGCCCCAACTGGCCCATATTACGGGCGGGCTTTCTGGGCCAGCGGTAAAGCCAATCGCCCTCAGGATGGTCTGGGAGGTTTCAGAACAGGTGAATATTCCTATTATTGGCATGGGAGGGATAACCGGACCAGCGGATGCCCTCGAATTTTTGGCGGCTGGGGCCGTGGCTGTCGCCGTGGGGACAGGGAGCTTCATTAACCCCCAATTGCCCCTAGAGGTAATTAAAGGCCTAGAGGATTATCTGGCGAAAGAAAAGATGGGGGATATTCACGAAATCATTGGACGGTTCTCCCGAGAGATTATCTACCGAACCTTGGTAGAGCGAGAGGCCCTTTTAGAAGGACACTTCTGGCTCTCTTCAGGACGCCATTCCGGACGATACTTTCAGGCGGCCTTGATTCTTCAAGACCCTTCTCTTGCCTCTATCTGGTGTACCAAACTGGCCAGAAAATTTAAGGGGGAAAAGATAGATCTGGTCATCGGTCCTGCCCTGGGCGGGGTAATTGTGGCCCAGGAGGTGGCTAAAAGTCTGGGAGTAAGGGCTATCTTTACTGAGAGGGTTTCAGGTAAAATGCAGCTTCGCCGAGGCTTTAGGATTAATCCTCAAGAGAGAGTTCTGGTCGTAGAGGATGTCATTACCACAGGCGGTTCAGTCAAAGAGGTTATCGAGCTGGTTAAGCAAACTAAGGCTGAAGTAGTGGGCGTAGGGGCTTTAGTCGATAGAAGTGGCGGGATAGAACTGGGTTTCCACCCTGAGTCGCTTCTCCAGGTCGAAATAGAGACCTACGCCCCTGATTCTTGTCCCCTGTGTCAAAAAGACCTGCCGCTGGTTAAGCCGGGCAGCAAATAGAAATCAGCGGTCAGAAGATAGAAACTAGGAAGAAAAAGGCCTCCCGATGAACTCCTCCGCCATCGGCCATCGGCCATCGGCCATCAACCCGTCTTTAGATGAATTTCTCAGCCTGATAGAGGCCGGTTACAACCTTATTCCCCTTTCAACCCGTGTCAAGCTTAAAGGAGAAATAACCCCGGCCTTAGTTTTTGAAGGGATGGCTGACAAACCTTATTCTTTCTGGTTGGATAGCGGCAAGGGAAATCCCTCTCTGGCTCGATATTCTTTCCTCGGCACCCATCCCTGGCTCGTATTTAAAAGCAAAGGCGATCGAATAGAAACAATCACGCCTGGAGAGGCGTTACCTTCCACAATAAGAGGGAATCCTCTCCGGAAATTAGCCCAAATTCTCGACCAGTGTAAGGCCCCCCGATTGCGGCGGGGATATCCCCCTTTTGGCGGCGGAGCGGTTGGCTACTTAAGTTACGATTTAGCCCACTTCTTTGAAGATCTGCCCCGAAGAAGTCTCGACGATCTGGACCTCCCGGAAAGTTATTTCATCTTCGTTAATGACGTCATCGGCTTTGATCATTTGAGTGAAGAATTCATTATTATTTCTAACACCCGGATAGGTGGAAATCCTATCGAGGACTACCACCAGACTAAAGAGAAGATAGAGGATATTAGAGACAAATTAGAAAAAGTAGCCCAGCCATCGCCCCTCTATAAAGATAATTCCAGGTTCTCCCAGTTAGACAGGTCTTCTTTATCCGCCTCTCTCTCCCTTGAGTCCAATTTTACCCGGCCAGGTTTTGAAGAGATAGTAAGGCAGGCCAAGGCCTACATCAAGGCCGGAGACATCTTTCAGGTCAATCTTTCCCAGCGGCTTTCCACCGCTATTAATGATCCCCCCTTGGCCATCTATAAAGCCCTTCGGGCCATTAACCCCTCCCCCTTTGCTTTTTATCTCTCTTTTGGAGACTTAAAGTTGGTTAGTTCATCTCCTGAAAGGCTGCTCCGGATAGCGGGACGGAGGATTGAGACCAGGCCTATTGCCGGGACAAGACCAAGAGGCAAGACCACCCAGCAAGACAGTAGATTGAGAAAAGAACTGATCTTAGATGCTAAAGAACGGGCCGAGCATATTATGTTAGTTGATCTGGAGCGAAATGATTTAGGCCGAATATGTGAATATGGTTCAGTCCAGGTGGATGAATTGATGGTCACTGAAGAATATTCCCACGTCATTCATATTGTTTCCAATGTGGTGGGCCAATTAAGGAAAGAAATTGGCCTTTATGACATCCTGCGGGCTACCTTTCCGGGTGGGACAATAACCGGCACCCCCAAGATAAGGGCGATGGAAATAATTGATGAACTGGAACCGGTGCAGAGAGGGCCTTATACCGGCTCGGCCGGGTATATCAGCTATAGCGGCGACCTCGACCTGAACATCATTATCCGAACCATTGTCGTTAAAGGAGATCAGGCTTATGCCCAGGCCGGAGCAGGTATTGTGGCTGATTCAGACCCAACCAGAGAATATTATGAAACCCTCCATAAAGCCGAGGCCTTAATCAAGGCCTTAAAAGGTAAGGGGTTAATCAAACCCTTACCTTTATCCCTCCGGGCTTCCAGATAGAAGGGTCTTTATCTCACTTTCAAAGACTTCCTTAGAAGCAAATCCAACGTGGTACTTAATCACATTTCCTTGCTGATCAATCAAAAAAGTGGTAGGAATACTTCGAATACCCCCATAGGCCATAACTACCTCTGGGGTGGCCATCATAAGAGGGTAGTTTATCTTGTGCTTCTGAGCAAAGCTATCTACGACTTCTTTCCCTTGCCGATCCAATGAGAGACCAATGATTTCCACGCCTTTATCTTTATATTCGGAATAAAGCTCCACAAAGGCCGGGATCTCAGCCCGGCAAGGGGGGCACCAGGTCGCCCAAAAGTCTAAAACAATAACCTTACCCACCAAAGCAGATAGAGTCAGCGTTCCTCCCCCCAGCTTCTCCAAAGTAAAATCAGGGGCATTACCCCACTTGGGCTTGGCTGGAGTTACTTCTTTAGGCGGCTCCGCTGGCAGAGAAGCCACTTCAAGTGTCTCAGCCGGAGGGGCTGCCTCGACAGTATCCGTATCAGAAGAAGGGGGAATTACCTCCTCTGCCTGAGGTGGCGCCAGTTTAAGCCCTTTATCTACCGGAGGGGACTCAGCCTGACAGCCCATCATAATAATTATGCCTATTATTAAGTAAGCCTTCCATTTTTGCATTCTTTGACCTCCTTCAGGTATAATGGTAACCTACCGCCACATGGGCTTTATTTTCGCACAATTCTCCCCTTTTGTCAATAAAAATCAACCTGGTCGGCTTAAATATCCCCTTTTGACTTGACTTTTCTCTGACCTTAAGGTATTATAATGGAGTTAGCTTATGGCTGTGGATGAAGATTGGAAATGAAAAGAAAGGATGGTTCAGGTGGAAAACAATGAATAAACAATCTGGAATCGGCGGTCCGCCATCTCGGGTACCCACGAAGTGGGTGCGCCATCCGCCAGGGGAACCATTCCTAATACCAAAGAATATCGCCCTCCTGGGTTCCACCGGTTCGATAGGTATAAATACACTTGAAGTAATTGATAAACTCCCTTCTCTCTCTGTCTCCGGCTTGGCCGCTGGAAAAAATATAAAAGTGCTGGAAAGTCAAATTCACCGCTTCAATCCTTCCAGAATAGCCCTTATGGATGAAGAAAAGGCCTCTGAACTAAGAAGGCGATTGACTAATCACCCTTGCCAGATTTACTCCGGGCTATCAGGGATCGTCGAAGTGGCCACCGCCCCTGAGGTTGACCTGGTCGTTTCGGCTATTGTGGGGGCAGCGGGCCTCATCCCTACCCTGGAAGCGATCAAGGCCGGTAAAGATATTGCCTTAGCCAATAAAGAGACGATGGTAATGGCTGGGGAAATCGTGACGGCGTTAGTTAAGGAAAAAGGGGTTAATATCTTACCGGTAGACAGTGAGCACAATGCCATCTTTCAAATCTTGGTGGGTCGCCAGAGAGAAGAGATAGAAAGGATTATCCTTACTGCCTCGGGCGGTCCTTTTAGAGATCGGGAGGGGGATTTTGAAGGCATTACCTTAGCTCAGGCCCTGGCCCATCCCAGATGGAATATGGGGCCAAAGATCTCCATTGATTCAGCGACCTTGATGAACAAAGGCCTTGAGGTGATTGAGGCCCATTATCTGTTTGCCCTTACGACCAGACAAATATCAGTCGTCATCCATCCGGAGTCCATTGTGCATTCTCTGGTTGAATTTATTGATGGTTCTATGCTAGCCCAGTTAGGTATTACGGATATGCGTGTGCCCATTAGCTATTGTCTTACTTATCCTGAAAGGAGACTGACTTCTCTGCCCAAGCTAAATTTAACGGAAACAGGGCCGCTTCATTTCTATCCACCGGATCCGCATCGATTTCCGGCCTTAAGGTTGGCCATGGAAGTAGCTGAAAAAGGTGGAAGTTGGACGACGGTCTTGAATGCAGCTAACGAGGCGGCGGTAACCCTCTTCTTGAAAGAGAAGATTGCTTTCACTGATATTCCCCTCTTGATTGAGCGAGTTCT is a window of bacterium DNA encoding:
- a CDS encoding dihydroorotate dehydrogenase, which produces MIPNLTVKIGQLKLKNPVMVASGTFGFGEEFTSFFDLNRLGAMVVKGLTLRPKAGNPPPRIVETPAGMLNAVGLENCGLEKFVTEKMPFLRQFKTPLIVNVNGKTIDEYVKLSEELSKVAGVSALELNLSCPNVKGGGMAFGVDPHMVYLVTSMVRRTTPLPLIVKLSPNVTDIKTIAQRAEEAGADGLSLINTLLGLAIDHKTGQPQLAHITGGLSGPAVKPIALRMVWEVSEQVNIPIIGMGGITGPADALEFLAAGAVAVAVGTGSFINPQLPLEVIKGLEDYLAKEKMGDIHEIIGRFSREIIYRTLVEREALLEGHFWLSSGRHSGRYFQAALILQDPSLASIWCTKLARKFKGEKIDLVIGPALGGVIVAQEVAKSLGVRAIFTERVSGKMQLRRGFRINPQERVLVVEDVITTGGSVKEVIELVKQTKAEVVGVGALVDRSGGIELGFHPESLLQVEIETYAPDSCPLCQKDLPLVKPGSK
- a CDS encoding anthranilate synthase component I family protein, yielding MNSSAIGHRPSAINPSLDEFLSLIEAGYNLIPLSTRVKLKGEITPALVFEGMADKPYSFWLDSGKGNPSLARYSFLGTHPWLVFKSKGDRIETITPGEALPSTIRGNPLRKLAQILDQCKAPRLRRGYPPFGGGAVGYLSYDLAHFFEDLPRRSLDDLDLPESYFIFVNDVIGFDHLSEEFIIISNTRIGGNPIEDYHQTKEKIEDIRDKLEKVAQPSPLYKDNSRFSQLDRSSLSASLSLESNFTRPGFEEIVRQAKAYIKAGDIFQVNLSQRLSTAINDPPLAIYKALRAINPSPFAFYLSFGDLKLVSSSPERLLRIAGRRIETRPIAGTRPRGKTTQQDSRLRKELILDAKERAEHIMLVDLERNDLGRICEYGSVQVDELMVTEEYSHVIHIVSNVVGQLRKEIGLYDILRATFPGGTITGTPKIRAMEIIDELEPVQRGPYTGSAGYISYSGDLDLNIIIRTIVVKGDQAYAQAGAGIVADSDPTREYYETLHKAEALIKALKGKGLIKPLPLSLRASR
- a CDS encoding TlpA disulfide reductase family protein produces the protein MQKWKAYLIIGIIIMMGCQAESPPVDKGLKLAPPQAEEVIPPSSDTDTVEAAPPAETLEVASLPAEPPKEVTPAKPKWGNAPDFTLEKLGGGTLTLSALVGKVIVLDFWATWCPPCRAEIPAFVELYSEYKDKGVEIIGLSLDRQGKEVVDSFAQKHKINYPLMMATPEVVMAYGGIRSIPTTFLIDQQGNVIKYHVGFASKEVFESEIKTLLSGSPEG
- a CDS encoding 1-deoxy-D-xylulose-5-phosphate reductoisomerase — translated: MPKNIALLGSTGSIGINTLEVIDKLPSLSVSGLAAGKNIKVLESQIHRFNPSRIALMDEEKASELRRRLTNHPCQIYSGLSGIVEVATAPEVDLVVSAIVGAAGLIPTLEAIKAGKDIALANKETMVMAGEIVTALVKEKGVNILPVDSEHNAIFQILVGRQREEIERIILTASGGPFRDREGDFEGITLAQALAHPRWNMGPKISIDSATLMNKGLEVIEAHYLFALTTRQISVVIHPESIVHSLVEFIDGSMLAQLGITDMRVPISYCLTYPERRLTSLPKLNLTETGPLHFYPPDPHRFPALRLAMEVAEKGGSWTTVLNAANEAAVTLFLKEKIAFTDIPLLIERVLERHTPIPHPNLEEILSIDHWAREEAERR